The bacterium genomic sequence GTGGCAAAAAAGTCAATGCGGGCCAAGCAACAACGGACGCCGAAGTTTTCCACTCGCCGGTACAACCGCTGCATGCAGTGCGGCCGGCCGCGCGCTTATCTGCGCCGTTTTGGTCTGTGCCGTATCTGTTTCCGCATGTTGTCCCTGGATGGCAAGATCCCGGGCGTCACCAAGGCGAGTTGGTAAGGGAAAGTTTTGGAGTCTATTCATGCAGACTGATCCGATTTCAGATTATCTCACGCGCATTCGCAACGCCGGCAGAGCCAAGCATCCCAAGGTGGATATCCCGGCGTCGCGCACCAAAATCAGCATTACGAAGATCCTGCAGCATTACGGCTACATCAAGGACTATTTGATCATCGAAGACGGCAAGCAGAATCTCATCCGCATCTATTTGAAGTATGACGAATACGAGCGCCATGTGATTCGCGGGTTGCGCCGGATCAGCCTTCCCGGCTTGCGCAAGTACGTCGGCGTCCGGAATTTTCCGCGCGTGTTCAACAATTACGGCCTGGCCATCCTGTCGACACCGAAGGGCGTCATCACCGACCGCGATGCCCGCAAGCTTCATGTCGGCGGTGAAGTCTTGTGTTACGTGTGGTAATAACTTGAGAAGGAATCATCCGTGTCGCGCGTAGGCAAAAAAGCAATTCCGATACCCGGCGGTGTGCAGGTGTCGGTCGACGGCTCCGCCGTCAAAGTGAAGGGACCGAAAGGCGAGCTTTCGTGTCCGTTCCATCCCCAAATGGGCGTGCGCGTCGAGGGAGGGGAAGTGAGTGTGACCCGCCCCAATGATGAGAAATCATTCAAAGCGATGCACGGCCTCTATCGCGCCCTGATCAACAACATGATTCTGGGGGTGACCAAGGGTTTTGAGAAGAAGCTCGAAATCGTCGGCGTCGGTTACCGCGCGGAAATGAAGAGCAAGCGGCTGCTGCTGCAACTCGGCTTCGGCCATGCCATCGCTTTTCAGCCGCCGGAGGGCGTTGCCATCACCTGCGAGTCGCAGACCAGCATCAAGGTCAGCGGCATTGACAAGGGCTTGGTGGGACAGGTGGCCGCCAAGATTCGATCGTTCAAACCGCCGGAGCCTTACAAGGGCAAAGGAATCAAATACAGCGACGAAGTTGTGCGTCGCAAGGCCGGCAAGACAGCGGCTTAGTTGAGGTCGCCTCCTTCTTCTCGAACACAGAGGAAGGGAGACCAAGCCGCCAAGCTCGACCTGTCGTAACGCAACCAACGAATGATAGACTATTCTGGGAGAGGTTATGGGATTCAAGCGAATTGCACCCCGTGTGCGGCGGGACAAGAAGAAGAAATCCTTCCGGTTCCGCAAGAAAATCGTTGGCACGCCCGGTCGCCCACGTTTGGTGGTTTTTCGCAGTCTGAAGAACATTTATGCACAGTTGATTGATGACAGCGCCAAGAAGACCTTGACGACCGTCTCGACCGTCAGCAAGGATATTCGTGAAGAGATCAAGCAAGCCGAGACGAAAGTGCAGGCGGCTAACATCGTCGGCCGCGCGCTGGCGCTGAAAGCGCAATCCATGAACATCAAAAGCGTCGTGTTTGACCGCAGCGGCTACGTCTATCACGGCCGCGTGAAGGCTCTTGCCGATGGTGCCCGGCAGGGCGGTCTGCACTTCTAACGGAGAGTTATGGTACGCAAAGAGAAAATCAGCTCGGGTGAGCTGGAACTGAAGGAGCATGTCGTC encodes the following:
- the rplR gene encoding 50S ribosomal protein L18, yielding MGFKRIAPRVRRDKKKKSFRFRKKIVGTPGRPRLVVFRSLKNIYAQLIDDSAKKTLTTVSTVSKDIREEIKQAETKVQAANIVGRALALKAQSMNIKSVVFDRSGYVYHGRVKALADGARQGGLHF
- the rpsH gene encoding 30S ribosomal protein S8, with protein sequence MQTDPISDYLTRIRNAGRAKHPKVDIPASRTKISITKILQHYGYIKDYLIIEDGKQNLIRIYLKYDEYERHVIRGLRRISLPGLRKYVGVRNFPRVFNNYGLAILSTPKGVITDRDARKLHVGGEVLCYVW
- a CDS encoding type Z 30S ribosomal protein S14 encodes the protein MAKKSMRAKQQRTPKFSTRRYNRCMQCGRPRAYLRRFGLCRICFRMLSLDGKIPGVTKASW
- the rplF gene encoding 50S ribosomal protein L6, whose protein sequence is MSRVGKKAIPIPGGVQVSVDGSAVKVKGPKGELSCPFHPQMGVRVEGGEVSVTRPNDEKSFKAMHGLYRALINNMILGVTKGFEKKLEIVGVGYRAEMKSKRLLLQLGFGHAIAFQPPEGVAITCESQTSIKVSGIDKGLVGQVAAKIRSFKPPEPYKGKGIKYSDEVVRRKAGKTAA